The following are encoded together in the Lactuca sativa cultivar Salinas chromosome 1, Lsat_Salinas_v11, whole genome shotgun sequence genome:
- the LOC111887873 gene encoding G-type lectin S-receptor-like serine/threonine-protein kinase LECRK3, with protein sequence MALVLLRLVFLTIFLLRFIAAQQNGGSVSVGASLTATPNVKPWLSSSGEFAFGFQQVQGTDNFLLSIWYEKIPDKTIVWYPEEGQMVPTGSKVELLRESGLVLTDPLGTQVWRSGSISGVASGFMNDTGNFVMFGSNSRKLWGSFDYPADTLLPTMFMESGEGINSTISKTNFSGGQFQLRFQEDGNLVLNTRNILSGNAYDAYYTSDTHDATNSTNSGEQVIFDATGYMYILRRNGQRFDLTPRGSLPSGDYYQRATLDSDGVFRQYYFPKNPTSNTTWKVIWFVPDNICVDLSDRSSTGACGFNNVCSFDGNRPNCECPQGFSLVDPNNPSGDCKADFTPTCDEVDSNNGRGMFDFIELQNIDWPFSDYMHMNPSNENTCKSSCLEDCFCAVAIYRDTQCWKKKLPLSNGRKVASANVRAFVKHRIGDGPVQNPPLQSPPLQYLFRTRISIIN encoded by the coding sequence ATGGCGCTAGTCCTACTGCGTCTCGTCTTTCTAACTATATTCCTACTACGTTTCATAGCTGCACAACAGAATGGTGGTTCTGTATCTGTTGGTGCATCACTCACCGCCACACCCAACGTCAAACCATGGCTTTCATCATCCGGTGAGTTTGCCTTTGGGTTCCAACAAGTTCAAGGAACCGATAATTTCTTGTTATCCATATGGTACGAGAAGATACCTGACAAGACCATCGTCTGGTATCCAGAAGAAGGTCAGATGGTGCCTACAGGATCCAAAGTTGAGCTACTTCGTGAAAGTGGACTCGTACTCACTGATCCTCTGGGCACACAGGTATGGAGGTCTGGATCCATTTCGGGTGTTGCATCAGGTTTTATGAATGATACAGGTAACTTCGTGATGTTTGGTAGCAATTCTCGCAAGTTATGGGGTAGTTTTGATTATCCAGCAGACACGCTGTTGCCTACTATGTTTATGGAGTCGGGCGAAGGGATAAATTCAACAATCAGCAAAACAAACTTCTCTGGTGGACAATTCCAGTTACGTTTCCAAGAAGATGGAAATCTTGTGCTTAACACTCGAAATATACTTTCAGGTAATGCTTATGATGCTTACTATACCAGCGACACTCATGATGCCACCAATTCAACAAACTCCGGTGAACAAGTGATCTTCGATGCAACGGGATACATGTATATATTGAGAAGAAATGGCCAACGATTTGATCTTACTCCAAGAGGGTCACTTCCTTCTGGAGATTATTATCAAAGAGCTACTCTAGACTCTGATGGGGTTTTTCGCCAATATTACTTCCCGAAGAATCCCACCTCCAATACAACTTGGAAAGTTATATGGTTCGTGCCAGATAACATATGTGTGGATTTAAGTGATCGTTCAAGCACTGGAGCTTGTGGGTTTAACAACGTTTGCAGTTTTGATGGTAACCGGCCAAACTGTGAATGCCCACAGGGTTTCTCATTGGTTGATCCAAATAATCCCAGTGGTGATTGCAAGGCTGATTTCACTCCAACATGTGATGAAGTTGACTCCAATAATGGGCGAGGCATGTTTGATTTCATCGAGCTCCAAAATATTGATTGGCCATTTTCAGACTACATGCACATGAACCCAAGTAATGAAAACACCTGTAAAAGTTCCTGCCTGGAAGATTGTTTCTGTGCTGTTGCAATATATAGGGACACCCAATGTTGGAAGAAGAAGCTTCCACTCTCTAATGGGAGAAAGGTTGCTTCAGCTAATGTGAGGGCGTTCGTGAAACACCGGATAGGTGATGGTCCTGTTCAAAACCCTCCTCTTCAAAGTCCTCCTCTTCAATATCTTTTCCGCACCAGAATATCAATCATAAATTAA